The following are encoded together in the Candidatus Zixiibacteriota bacterium genome:
- a CDS encoding 4Fe-4S binding protein has protein sequence MAMTITDECTACGLCLPECPTDSITEDDIYVIDPSTCNECEDQADGPGCVEVCPVDCIEKAQ, from the coding sequence ATGGCCATGACCATTACCGATGAATGCACTGCCTGCGGTCTCTGTCTGCCGGAGTGCCCCACTGATTCGATCACCGAGGATGATATTTACGTCATCGATCCCAGCACCTGCAACGAGTGCGAAGACCAGGCCGACGGTCCCGGTTGTGTAGAAGTTTGTCCGGTTGATTGTATCGAAAAAGCTCAATAG
- a CDS encoding DUF1573 domain-containing protein — MKTTATTLLALFCAVSFAHGEPEPTTGSARRLAPSEQVFDFGHVGIDFKLFHTFHIVNHGDAPVTIKSATASCDCSQVSLLDSLLEPGDTAFFHLDFLTRNFYGPTTKSLLVTLDDHEYPEMKFYYLSTIGQWFADLKPEPFSLFFLPGATGKPVKLSNRVFDQISWEIRDQGDSSFRIENIGPRANRGEDLTVMVTPSDGLKAGTYLSSFTVHVTTAEDQKPVILTIPVKIVKY, encoded by the coding sequence TTGAAGACAACTGCTACCACCCTGCTGGCGCTCTTTTGTGCGGTGTCCTTTGCCCACGGCGAACCAGAGCCTACCACCGGCTCCGCGAGACGGTTGGCGCCGTCCGAGCAAGTTTTTGATTTCGGACATGTCGGAATTGACTTCAAACTGTTTCACACTTTCCATATCGTCAACCACGGCGACGCTCCGGTGACCATAAAGAGCGCCACCGCCTCCTGTGACTGCTCACAGGTCAGTCTCCTCGACTCCCTTTTGGAGCCCGGCGATACCGCGTTTTTTCATCTGGACTTCCTGACGCGCAACTTCTACGGCCCCACCACAAAATCGCTGCTGGTCACACTGGATGATCATGAGTATCCCGAGATGAAGTTTTACTATCTTTCCACTATCGGTCAATGGTTCGCCGATCTCAAACCTGAGCCGTTTTCGTTGTTCTTTCTGCCCGGCGCCACCGGTAAACCGGTGAAACTGTCCAACCGGGTTTTTGATCAGATCAGTTGGGAAATTCGTGATCAGGGGGACAGCAGTTTCAGAATAGAGAATATCGGGCCCAGGGCTAACCGTGGTGAGGATTTGACGGTGATGGTAACACCATCAGATGGCTTGAAGGCCGGCACCTACTTGTCCAGCTTTACCGTACACGTTACGACGGCAGAGGATCAAAAGCCGGTTATTCTCACGATACCTGTGAAAATCGTCAAATATTAG
- a CDS encoding cysteine synthase family protein, protein MRTYDSILDLIGRTPLVRLKTGAPADGPMLLAKLEFFNPTGAVKDRMALHIISKALDEGRLEPGGTVIDNTSGNTGAAMAMVCGLLGLKAVITTPVKTSKEKIDLIRSYGAEVIITDETTHEDPQGSYMTARRLARENDWFDLDQYDNQANVEAHYLSTGPEIWNDTEGRITHFVAGIGTGGTFSGAAKFLKEKNRSVRTIAVDPEGSIFAEYIRHKKLIEDKPYKIEGIGSDVLTKALHCDLVDEVVTVSDEDAFQRARRLAHREGISIGGSSGAVAWAMEQVATEADSQAVIVGIFADSGIKYLSKLFNDEWMTQHGFMSNTEIDA, encoded by the coding sequence ATGCGAACTTACGACAGCATACTCGATTTGATCGGCCGCACGCCATTGGTGCGTCTCAAAACCGGAGCCCCGGCCGACGGCCCTATGTTGCTGGCCAAACTGGAGTTCTTCAACCCGACCGGCGCCGTCAAAGACCGCATGGCGCTACACATCATAAGTAAGGCGCTGGATGAAGGTCGTCTTGAGCCTGGCGGAACAGTGATCGACAACACCTCTGGCAATACCGGCGCGGCTATGGCCATGGTTTGTGGATTGCTCGGGCTGAAGGCTGTTATCACCACACCGGTGAAGACCAGTAAAGAAAAGATCGATCTAATCAGATCATACGGCGCCGAGGTGATCATCACTGACGAGACAACCCACGAAGACCCGCAAGGGAGCTACATGACAGCGCGGCGGCTGGCCCGAGAAAACGACTGGTTCGATCTCGACCAGTACGACAACCAGGCGAATGTCGAGGCTCACTACCTGTCAACCGGCCCTGAGATTTGGAATGACACCGAGGGTCGTATCACCCATTTTGTCGCCGGAATCGGCACCGGTGGGACGTTTTCCGGCGCAGCCAAGTTCCTGAAGGAAAAGAACCGGTCGGTGCGAACGATTGCTGTAGATCCTGAAGGCTCTATTTTCGCCGAGTACATCCGGCACAAGAAACTGATCGAAGACAAACCGTACAAAATCGAAGGTATCGGTTCGGATGTCCTGACCAAAGCGCTACATTGTGATCTCGTTGACGAAGTTGTCACGGTGAGCGATGAAGACGCATTCCAGCGAGCCCGCCGGCTTGCTCATCGGGAAGGTATCTCGATTGGCGGCTCCTCCGGCGCCGTGGCCTGGGCTATGGAGCAAGTGGCGACCGAAGCTGATTCGCAGGCAGTGATTGTGGGGATTTTTGCCGATAGTGGTATCAAGTATCTGAGCAAGCTGTTCAACGATGAATGGATGACTCAACACGGTTTCATGAGCAACACGGAGATCGACGCTTGA